The stretch of DNA GAAGAAACAGTGCAATATTTTGCTAATAAAATTGATTTTGAAGTGCCTGCTCAAGATTTAAGTGTGAAACTGGATCGTTTTCCAGGTAAAGTGACGAGCGGGACTTTAATCAAAAACGTTCGTCCTAGACGTTCATAGAAATAAAAGAGATGCACAGGGCTACCCTGAATGGAGATCAGAGTATACAAGTGTCATCGTATACAGAGATGTTGACAGATGCTATCGAGATGATTTGACTTGTGATGGGGTGCTGTCGCCGTGTCGTCTTTGCTTCATTCAATAAAACGAAGGCGATAAAATCGGACGGGTGAAATGACTAAAGGAATTTCACTTTTCCGGTTTTTCTTTATGACTACAATTGCGTCGTTCTTATCATGATGAAGGTTCCTTATGATGGGGTAACATGGGTGTACGATGAACGCATGCGCATCGTAGGATGATCAAATGAAATACGATACCCAGAGATTGCAGATACGGGATTTATTCATGTCTTTGTGCAATAGCCTTTGATATAATAAGTGAGGAGATAACATAAAAAGAGGTGTGAATTTGGAAACGGGTCGAATCATTAAATCTATTAGTGGCGTATATCGTGTTGACGTGGCTGGCGAATGGTATGATGCACAGCCTCGGGGGCTCTTCAGAAAAAAACAAATATCGCCTATTGTTGGAGACATCGTTGATATTGATATAGAAACGCATGCTTCAGGGTATATTCAACATATTCATCCACGTAAAAATGAATTAAAACGTCCTCCAGTGAGCAACATTGATTTGCTCATTGTAGTGATGAGTGCGGTGTCACCTGACTTCTCGACGCAATTACTCGATCGTTTTCTTGTCATTGCGCATTCATACGGTTTAACACCGAGTATTTTGATTACTAAAAAAGATTTAGCAACGCCTAAAGAACAAGCAGTCGTTGTAGCGTGTCTGAAATACTATGAGCAAATCGGTTATCAAACGCAATTTATCGGTGCGCAAGATGATGTGAAAAAAGTCTTTCGTGAGTGGGCGCCCGGTTTAGCTGTATTAAGTGGACAATCAGGTGTAGGAAAGTCGACATTATTAAATCGTTATCAACCACAATTGGACTTACAGACGAATGAAATTTCGCAGTCTCTGAATAGGGGGAAACATACGACGCGACATGTTGAATTGTATGTGCGCGAAAATGGACATATCGCTGACACACCCGGTTTTAGTGCGCTAGATTTCAATCATATCGAGAAAGAAGATTTACGCCATTATTTTATCGATATTGCTGCGTTAGGTGAACAATGTAAATTCAGAGATTGTTATCATATCAATGAACCTCATTGTCATGTTAAAGCGATGATAGATACAGGTGAATTGCCAGCATTTCGCTATGAACATTACGTCCAGCTTTATAATGAAATATCCAATCGAAAGGTAAGATACTAATGACAAAAGTTTTCCCTTCTTTATTATCAGCTGATTTTTTAAATTTGAAAGAAGAATTGTTGAGATTAGAACAAAGTGGTGTAGATGGTTTACATTTTGACGTGATGGATGGTCGCTTTGTGCCTAATATTTCAATTGGTTTTCCTGTTCTTGAAGCGATTCGAGCAGCAACCGCATTACCCATTGATGTCCATTTGATGATTGAAAATCCGGATGATTATGTGAATGATTTTGCAGATAAAGGTGCAAATAAAATTTCTGTTCACCTTGAAGGAACGCCGCATATTCATCGCGTTGTTCAGAATATTAAAAGCCATGGTGTCGAAGCGGGAGTAGTGATTAATCCGGGTACACCAGTACACGCATTAGAGGCTATTTTAAGTCAAGTGGATTTTATTTTAATCATGTCTGTAAATCCAGGTTTCGGTGGCCAAGCGTTTATTCCTGAATCAGTCGATAAAATCAAACAATTATCAGCTTTACGTGCTGCGCGTCAACTCGATTTTCGAATTGAAGTCGATGGGGGAATAAATGCGCAAACGGCCCGACAAGTTGTTGAAGCGGGAGCAGATTGGCTTGTCGCGGGTTCTTATTTTTTTAGTCAAGATCATTATCAAGAGGCGACGCAACGCTTAAAAGGAACTGTATCATGACAAAAGGTAAAATACGTTTAGTCTGTCGGATGAGTGGACTTCCATCCTGCTTATTGAGTCATCAGGAGACGGCATGGGCAGGGGTAGACAGAGGCGCTTTGATTTTACTTCAAAATGGCATTGTGCCTGAATTTGCAGTCGGAGATTTTGATTCGATGACGGCTGAAGAACGGGAATGGATGCAATCGAAAATCGTTGTTCATCCAGTTCCTGCAGAAAAAGCAGATACCGATTTAGCCCTTGCCGTGCATCAAGCTGTGGCGTTAGGCTATTCAGACATTGAAATTTATGGTGCAACTGGGGGGCGACTGGATCATTTTATGGGAGCGATGCAATTACTTCAACATCCAGGTTTTAAACATCATCATATTAAACTCATCGATGCGCAAAATGAAATCATGTATTATCCAGCAGGACAATACAG from Staphylococcus lutrae encodes:
- a CDS encoding thiamine diphosphokinase; this encodes MTKGKIRLVCRMSGLPSCLLSHQETAWAGVDRGALILLQNGIVPEFAVGDFDSMTAEEREWMQSKIVVHPVPAEKADTDLALAVHQAVALGYSDIEIYGATGGRLDHFMGAMQLLQHPGFKHHHIKLIDAQNEIMYYPAGQYSIPYCAPYTYISFIPGRDEVVLSLSGFKYNLEAQSLERGRTLTVSNEFAADYGELTIHQGGVYVMRSRDE
- the rpe gene encoding ribulose-phosphate 3-epimerase; this translates as MTKVFPSLLSADFLNLKEELLRLEQSGVDGLHFDVMDGRFVPNISIGFPVLEAIRAATALPIDVHLMIENPDDYVNDFADKGANKISVHLEGTPHIHRVVQNIKSHGVEAGVVINPGTPVHALEAILSQVDFILIMSVNPGFGGQAFIPESVDKIKQLSALRAARQLDFRIEVDGGINAQTARQVVEAGADWLVAGSYFFSQDHYQEATQRLKGTVS
- the rsgA gene encoding ribosome small subunit-dependent GTPase A, with the protein product METGRIIKSISGVYRVDVAGEWYDAQPRGLFRKKQISPIVGDIVDIDIETHASGYIQHIHPRKNELKRPPVSNIDLLIVVMSAVSPDFSTQLLDRFLVIAHSYGLTPSILITKKDLATPKEQAVVVACLKYYEQIGYQTQFIGAQDDVKKVFREWAPGLAVLSGQSGVGKSTLLNRYQPQLDLQTNEISQSLNRGKHTTRHVELYVRENGHIADTPGFSALDFNHIEKEDLRHYFIDIAALGEQCKFRDCYHINEPHCHVKAMIDTGELPAFRYEHYVQLYNEISNRKVRY